One part of the Coffea eugenioides isolate CCC68of chromosome 10, Ceug_1.0, whole genome shotgun sequence genome encodes these proteins:
- the LOC113750226 gene encoding uncharacterized protein LOC113750226 isoform X2 codes for MASQIQANNLYHRRHFLVTLSNADYPFGTCTSLSISAAKPRTKPKLKPQKLSICSSLLSSSSSVSDKNPPDACEETNGADARTSDSQSIQKEKRMKKKRVFFLDVNALCYQGNTRSLHSFAHWIFLFFSQVSLSDPVIAVVDGERGNEYRKQILPSYKANRRRVSQHFSSLGRFPRNRIGRSHKLVLNVLHGCNVPVVKIEAHEADDVIATLVEQVISRGYQAVVASPDKDFRQLLSQDVQIVMPMPKCNRWSFYTLNHYIAQYTCDPQSDLSLSFGRKTALKLLKKHGSLENLLSAAAVRTVGRAYAQDALMKYADHLRKNYQVLSLKRDVDVQIEDKWLSGRNCCNDLVVLSNFINLLRDTENHDGQSKYDPNG; via the exons ATGGCTTCTCAAATTCAAGCCAACAATCTCTATCATCGTCGCCATTTTCTTGTTACTTTGTCCAATGCTGATTACCCTTTCGGTACTTGCACTAGCTTATCAATTTCAGCTGCAAAGCCAAGAACCAAACCAAAACTGAAACCTCAGAAGCTCAGTATTTGTAGTTCCCTTCTATCATCGTCATCTTCAGTTTCTGATAAAAACCCACCTGATGCTTGTGAAGAAACTAATGGGGCAGATGCCAGAACTTCAGATTCACAGTCAATTCAGAAGGAGAAAaggatgaagaagaagagggtTTTTTTCTTGGATGTGAATGCTCTTTGTTACCAAGGGAACACTCGCAGTTTACACTCTTTTGCTCATtggattttccttttcttctcccAAGTCAGCCTCTCTGATCCTGTCATTGCT GTTGTGGATGGAGAAAGAGGAAATGAGTACCGTAAACAGATCTTGCCTTCGTATAAGGCAAATAGAAGGAGAGTTTCACagcatttttcttcattagGAAGATTTCCAAGGAATAGAATTGGGAGATCACATAAGCTCGTCTTGAATGTTCTTCACGGTTGCAATGTGCCT GTTGTGAAAATTGAGGCGCATGAAGCTGATGATGTTATAGCCACCCTGGTAGAACAAGTTATATCAAGAGGATACCAAGCTGTTGTTGCCTCTCCTGACAAAGATTTCAGGCAACTGTTATCACAAGATGTACAAATTGTAATGCCCATGCCAAAGTGCAATAGATGGTCATTTTATACCCTAAACCACTACATAGCCCAGTACACTTGTGATCCGCAATCTGATTTAAGTCTga GTTTTGGTCGAAAGACTGCTTTAAAGCTCTTGAAAAAGCATGGGTCTCTTGAAAATCTACTAAGTGCTGCAGCTGTAAGAACTGTAGGCAGAGCATATGCCCAAGATGCCCTTATGAAGTATGCCGATCATTTAAGAAAAAACTATCAAGTCCTTTCCCTGAAGAG GGATGTTGATGTACAAATTGAGGACAAGTGGCTCTCTGGGAGAAATTGTTGTAATGATTTGGTTGTATTATCCAACTTTATCAACTTATTGAGGGATACTGAGAATCATGATGGGCAAAGTAAATATGATCCAAATGGTTAA
- the LOC113750226 gene encoding uncharacterized protein LOC113750226 isoform X1 — MASQIQANNLYHRRHFLVTLSNADYPFGTCTSLSISAAKPRTKPKLKPQKLSICSSLLSSSSSVSDKNPPDACEETNGADARTSDSQSIQKEKRMKKKRVFFLDVNALCYQGNTRSLHSFAHWIFLFFSQVSLSDPVIAVVDGERGNEYRKQILPSYKANRRRVSQHFSSLGRFPRNRIGRSHKLVLNVLHGCNVPVVKIEAHEADDVIATLVEQVISRGYQAVVASPDKDFRQLLSQDVQIVMPMPKCNRWSFYTLNHYIAQYTCDPQSDLSLRCFLGDEVDGVPGIQHFVPGFGRKTALKLLKKHGSLENLLSAAAVRTVGRAYAQDALMKYADHLRKNYQVLSLKRDVDVQIEDKWLSGRNCCNDLVVLSNFINLLRDTENHDGQSKYDPNG; from the exons ATGGCTTCTCAAATTCAAGCCAACAATCTCTATCATCGTCGCCATTTTCTTGTTACTTTGTCCAATGCTGATTACCCTTTCGGTACTTGCACTAGCTTATCAATTTCAGCTGCAAAGCCAAGAACCAAACCAAAACTGAAACCTCAGAAGCTCAGTATTTGTAGTTCCCTTCTATCATCGTCATCTTCAGTTTCTGATAAAAACCCACCTGATGCTTGTGAAGAAACTAATGGGGCAGATGCCAGAACTTCAGATTCACAGTCAATTCAGAAGGAGAAAaggatgaagaagaagagggtTTTTTTCTTGGATGTGAATGCTCTTTGTTACCAAGGGAACACTCGCAGTTTACACTCTTTTGCTCATtggattttccttttcttctcccAAGTCAGCCTCTCTGATCCTGTCATTGCT GTTGTGGATGGAGAAAGAGGAAATGAGTACCGTAAACAGATCTTGCCTTCGTATAAGGCAAATAGAAGGAGAGTTTCACagcatttttcttcattagGAAGATTTCCAAGGAATAGAATTGGGAGATCACATAAGCTCGTCTTGAATGTTCTTCACGGTTGCAATGTGCCT GTTGTGAAAATTGAGGCGCATGAAGCTGATGATGTTATAGCCACCCTGGTAGAACAAGTTATATCAAGAGGATACCAAGCTGTTGTTGCCTCTCCTGACAAAGATTTCAGGCAACTGTTATCACAAGATGTACAAATTGTAATGCCCATGCCAAAGTGCAATAGATGGTCATTTTATACCCTAAACCACTACATAGCCCAGTACACTTGTGATCCGCAATCTGATTTAAGTCTga GATGCTTCTTGGGTGATGAAGTTGATGGTGTTCCTGGAATTCAACATTTTGTTCCAGGTTTTGGTCGAAAGACTGCTTTAAAGCTCTTGAAAAAGCATGGGTCTCTTGAAAATCTACTAAGTGCTGCAGCTGTAAGAACTGTAGGCAGAGCATATGCCCAAGATGCCCTTATGAAGTATGCCGATCATTTAAGAAAAAACTATCAAGTCCTTTCCCTGAAGAG GGATGTTGATGTACAAATTGAGGACAAGTGGCTCTCTGGGAGAAATTGTTGTAATGATTTGGTTGTATTATCCAACTTTATCAACTTATTGAGGGATACTGAGAATCATGATGGGCAAAGTAAATATGATCCAAATGGTTAA